TTAAGCTGTTCTTCGTTGCTCAGAAAATGTTATCGTTTGATAAATGTTGGTTAGCAAAAGGTTTATGATCGAAACACTTGTCAGTAGGCTAAGCCTACGTATATAAAggaaaacataaaacagcagaTACATTACATAGTTGATCAGAATATAAAATATTTGGGTGCACTTACTCTTCACGGTCACGGTCAATTGTGATAAACGAAAGAGTGACTAGAGCCAAAAAAATCAAGTTTTGCGCCTGCAAATTCTGAATTGTAGATCACGATGATCTTATAACAATCAACTGCATCTTTTCTGGCAGGAGAACCATTTTGGGATGGGCAACTATAActtaaatactgtaaatactaTTGAAATGTAAAACAGAGCTTACCTTAAGTTAAGAAGACGGTGTCTGAACAGTCTCCAAACCCGTTTTTAAAGAGTTGGACCAGGGTCAATATGGTTACCACGGAGTGAATTGAAAATTTCAAATCTGAATTCCATCGTCTGCGTTCCGGTTAAATGCCAGGGAATGACACCCGGATTTAAAATGTCTCTAAATCATAATATCCGCCTTGTTCAATAAAACAATTTAATTGTTAACTAATATCAAAAGCAGTGCTCTCTGCTGAATTGAGTATGGAAATAGCCTACTTTTTATGACGAGCGCTCGCTAGACATTAGTAAACGGTTGTTAACGTTGTTTCAGTGCACCAACCGGTAATCCAAGTGCATCTAACAACCTCTCGGGGCATGATCATTCTTAAAGACATAGGCTACAACACATACGCTACTGGATGGCAATGTGCGCTCTTCTGGGAGTCTGTTCCATGACTGTGGTGAGAGACGACCCTGTCGCTGGCTGACAGTGCTCACCCGTGGGGTGTGGTAATATACGTGCAACCCAATAGAAATTTACATCCATACCGCTCTGAAGTGCGTCGCTGTAGTCGTCATCACCTTCATCATTCTCCTAAGTAGACAGCTGACTCTTGTGAAGGAACATTTGATTAAGTAGCCATAGGTTACAGTTCCTCGCCTTTCATTCATGCAGTAAACAATAATCAATAAGCAGCGCGTAAAAAGTGGGAAATTCCTGGCTGCACTGCACGCTTCGAGGATTTACACGTTGTGAAGTGGGCAGGCATAGATGAAAATATGCCTTGAATTATATATGCAAGTAGGTATGCCCGTCTTATTGACCATTATTTGCGTCAACTCTTTCAACTCAGAGCTAGATCCAGAGTCAATTTAAGTGAGATGAGAGCACCACACAGTGGTCCATAGCCTACTGTGTGCGTATAGCCTTCAGACCGGTTACAGATCTAAGCTAATGTTCGCTTTCGCATTAATGGAGATCCAAGAGAGATGAGCTTCTATAGCGCCGACCAAACTTCAGCGTATGACCAACTCCATTGTGCATATTCACCGCACCATATTCACCGCAAGCACAAAAGATCcctgataaatatatataactcTGATGCTGACATTGCTGATTTTCAATACTGTTATGAAATAATTAGACTAagtaaaaacctttttttttcatccttcaTTGGTAGCCCTCCAACAAAGCAGAACATCTCCAAAAAATGTTCCGTGAAGCTCGAACAGTTAAAGATTTTGTTCAAGATTCTGCTTAAGGATATTGCAGAATATATTGTGCACAGGGTGACTTAACAGGGTGAAACCCTTTCCTCCTGGTTATATTCGATCAGCCACAAGTTTTAGGGTGTTGCTATACATTGTAGAATAATAGAATAACAGAATAATAACTTCTAGAATAGAATAACTTTTTTAATACAACTTTCACCATTATATTTGAAACAAAATTAACTCAATATGTTGCCCACACTCAAGCTAAGACCTCCATTTTCAGTCCCTAAGTCATGGAAGGACATACACACCCTTAGTCagtgtttagaaaaaaaatcattgttGTCACCCGCTGTAATGCAGTCATGGTGTGTGAGTTCATATTTTTAAAAAGTCAGCAAGGCACAGCTCTtatgctctcttcctcttcccctgtgAAATATCATGtgaggaacaggagaggagggttTCCAAAGGGCATGAACACTTTAAAGGTTACATGCGgcatgcaacacaagacatctGTCCTCAGCCCACCTCCCAGACACCTGCTCAGAGCCTACCAACGAGGACAGAAAACGACCTTTTACGGGTTCCTCTGAGGTCACCAGAGAGGAGTTCATCATAGATCTTAAGTGAGACTCTTTTTCAGAATGTCATGCCTGTGCTTCATAAGCATATGCCATTcggtatgtttatgtatgtttagCCTCTTCCCTTGATAGTTGTGTGCCCCCaacactcacccccaccccccattcaCAACTCTCCAACAGGACTGtaaagagataaataaacatataaaaagataaataaacatTACCTACTGTGTATCTTATATCTTCACATACATcgtctgaggggggggggggggggggggggattacatGAACACCGGATATTGGGAGTTGCTGCTGTGTAGGCTACTGCTGTAGGTAATGTAGACATAATACACATCTTTCTTTACCACAGACGGCCTCAGAGGCCCAGTGCTCAAGGGCATTCGTCTACTCATGGGGAAGGGATCCCTACACGTATAAATCCCCGGTGGGATAGGTTTTACACTCTAATATAGAATAATCTATAATAAAGTGTCACACCTAGGTTCTTCCTGGGGGAAAACAATTATTGCATTTTCTGATCCTTTTATCTCTCTTCGCTCCACTGGAACCAAGCTTCGTCAGGTCCACCATACGCCCAGGCATGTCTCCGAAATAAAGTCGGGAAAACCCTTGATCAAATGAGAATCACATGAACAAATTGCAGCCCTAAATCCAAACCACACAGTTCTGTGCCATCATTTCCTCTCCTTCAAGTGTTCTCCACTGATTCCTTCTGTGTGCTCCGCTGTCACTAGCCATTTGTGACAACGAGGCgactctgcctgcctgctctcACTTCCCCCTTCCCCTAACTCAAGCGGAAACAGAACTGCCTTCTCATTTGCCTCCACTTGGAGCAAGGGCACAATTAAAAAGGCAGAAAGACGGAAGGGGTCACGCTGTGTCCACCTAGCAATTTCAGGGTTCAGAGAAAAActgcagtatttttttttcatttattcttCATCCTCTGGCTGGTGATTACAGATGAAAGTAATTAGTTTCATCTGAGGGTTAAGTGTGTGGGGGAGAAAATGGCATGGCACCATGACCTGCTGCTACATTAGGTGAAAGCAGAGAAGACTGAAAGCAACAGAAATATGCTTCAAGGAAAATGTCAGTGCAGGTTGAAAAACAGTCACCAATATCAAAAGAGCAGATACAAAAGGTTATTTCGCAAGAGTTGTCAGCCGTACTTTCAGAAAAAGGCCATCTGATTAAGTGGATAATGCTAAAATAGACTGGCCATAAGAATTGGACAATGGGCGAAGTAGGCAAAATAACATTTCAGCATACAACAGTTgcatttctcttctcctttctccatCAATTCTCCTCCATTTTCCTTAACAGGTAGGTCAGCCATATGTACATAAGTGCATTACATGAGTAGTCATCTGCAGGCAGGATTGCATGTTGATCTTGACCTTGATCTTGGTTATATCAAGTCTTTGAGGAACTGTTCTTGATGGGGCATCAAGTGTAATAGACCTGTTCTAGTAGACAGAACGCATTCTGTGCTACAACTTGCATCAATATGTTACGGAACCATGTAACAACGGAATGCGTTTTTTGTcctagaaaaacaaatgtgttagCATTGTGTCCATGAAATATTGAACAGGTTACATTGttttgtgcaaaaaaaaaggaaacagatTATTCATGGCGTGCTCTGAATTGTCTTtggtgcttttcattttgttgaCAAAAGCCTGACTGCCCTTCTCACTTTGTGGACAAAATAGACTAATTTCATAGTCAAAAGTATAATTCTACATTACAGTTATCCTAGGCCAACATTCATACTTTTGTGGTAGGAAATACACTATGTGTTACACTGTGATCATTTCGTGCCATCAAATGTTCTTTTTGTCAACATAGCAGTTCTGTCATATTAGGGAAAGTATGATGTGCAGAAGAAGTTACAGAAGAAATTCTTTCCACGAAAAGCAAAGGCTGCTTGAACTAATGTCCATATATTACTGAAAGTATGATGTGCAGGAAAGAACATTGGTCCATACATTCTGTGAGTCTCCAAATGAATGTATTCTGTCCATCAAAGCAAAGGCTGCTTAAACCTTCGTAGACACCAGTGTTTTGCACAAAGTACCAAATTAATGATTTCCATATGCTGTATTACTGAAAGTATACAATCCAAGAGGTGGGAGGTTACCGAATGTGTTCTGCCAAAAGTTGCTTAAACGTTTAGGCATCAGTGTCAGTTCTAAAGTCTGCGAAAGTTCAAGCAGCCTTTTACAGAGCCCCTGGTATCCCGTAaggtcatattttttttatcttgtgtGCACCTTATCACCTTATGGGACTTTAGGGGTTCTGTAGCCTTCGCCTATGTGGACAGAACACATTTGTATACACCGTTAGGTGGACAGAATTACTTTCGTCTATGAAATGAGTTTATTTTGTCCATTACATGAGAAGTGCATTCATCCTTTTGTCCACAACATGAAAATCACATAAAATTAAGTGCACGACATGAATCATCCATTTTGTATTCTGTGCACAAAAGAATGAGCTCTCTTCAACATTTTGTGGACACGGTGCtgatatgtttgtttttcatggACATAAGGCATTACGTTGTTGAAGAAATTAATGCATTTGGTAGCACGGAATGCATTATGTCTAAGAAATAAGGTCTGTTACACTTCCCTATGGGTCTACCCATCAGAATGACCTACAAGATCATGGCAGACATTTTCTGAAGGGCAAGTTTGAAGTGAACGTGTGCTTCAATTTTCTAGAGGTGAATAGACCCTTGAAGTGAAAGGGTGCTATCTAGGGGTTCTTCCTCATATTTTTCTACTACCACTACGAGTAATATTAGTACTCTTTAAcattttcttcctgttaaagttACTGTGCCAGCCATGACTTCTGAATTATGTTACCCCTGATGTGTGTACATTGGGACTTGTCACATCATGCATTCTGATGCAGTTTGTGAGTTTGGAGCATGCTGATACAGCGGCATATATGCAACGATTGTAGAATTGGGTTCCCTTGTGAGTAGCTGTCACTTTTAATTTTCTGGGGTAATTGCAAAAAAAATGGATTCAGTGAGAACACACTTCGCTTATTTGCAAATGTGAGCGCTAGGTTGATCTCAAGAGAAAGTAGAGCAAGCTTCAAGGGACCTCATGTAATTTCATAACACCAAAGATTCAATTGTGCCAATATGTTTACTTGGCAAATATGCCACCGCATTTCTTTAAAATATGAATCCATTAACCTTTGCAAAGGTTGGCCTGTGCACGGGGCTGCtgttgttgcaaaaaaaaaaaaagctgcgaTTGACGGGAACAATCATACTGAAGAAAAAGGTATTTGTATGCAAAGGTTTGCATAGTtctgtttgaaaacacacaaccaTTCCATCTTTTCTGTATGCCGTATTTGTAGCCTGTCTCAAATTGAAAACGTTGGCACATCAGACCATATGAATATCAGAAttgtgttgatgatgatgagcaCTTACACAGGAGGAAACAAATCTTTACCAggtatctgtctgtgtcccaGGCCATTAGAACAGTGTAGCTAATTGCCCTGGTGGCAGGCATGCAAAGGGCGATGCAAGAGCATGAGTTTCGGACCGACTGACAGCGACACCGAACTCCTTGCAACATCTTACGTATCTTATGAATGTGATAGGAAAGCTGTACAGGTAGGCTATGCTATTGGTAAATGCAGGTGTTACACAAGGGGCAGAATGCCTACGATCCACCACGTGGTGGATGCGTTCTGTCATTATAATAACTGTCCGAGACAATGATGCGCCACAAATGGTCAATGATGCCGTTCAAAACACCGTTCTTTCATTGATCGTCATTTGTATGAGAAGATATGTATTCTTGCGTCGAGAAATTCTGCACCAAATATGTTAATGATCTTCCCGGCAGAGGGCGCAAACGAATACCCCATCGTATCCTCAGTAGCATATCCCCTGCGATACTGTGCAAACAATTGCTCTTCTTTCAGTTGTAACTGTAAGCACATTGTTTTGTCTGTTGTGTAACCGCCCAGTGTCTACTTTGCCagtatgaaaatatatatatcgaTAGCATATAAATATActtcattttgatttgatttgatcataTTGTCTGGTAATGAATACTAACGTGTTCCAATGAGAATTCCGAAAACATGATGGAATAGGTGTGAACAAAGTTGTCCCTTAATTTTGCGTATAATTTTCCATGAATATTTCTGAAATGGACACCTTCCAGGCCATCTAACAGCTCTGAGACATTTTTTGCAATTTCTGAACTATTATGATGTAATGATCATAATGAGCTTGTTTCAGAGCAAGGCTGCTTATGGTAATTAAGTGTGTTCCAGCTGGTGTTTAGAATCACCAGAGGTTAGGGTGGGTTTTTTGTAGTGTGTTCTCTTCGAACTTTAATATCTGCTCTTGTGGAGTGATGCAGCAAACACTTATGGCGTATAGAGAGCTGAACATTTCACATTTTGGGTATAAATCTATCTGctgcctttcttttttattgtgTGAAGTTTGCATACATTGCAAAGGCAAAGTAATGTAATTTCAGTCTGTGCTGCAAGCAGTTGAGTATGCCATGCTTTTATATCTTTTAACAAATGATTTATCAGTTCAATCAACCAGCTGAGCTCTTCCCCATTGCAACATTTACAACTTGAGGAAATAGGCTGGCGTTCACTTTTCATGTCCTCAATAAACTATTGTCATATACAAACTGCATTACTTTTCCCCCTTCAAAGAGCAACTTCCAACTTTGtgccttttttccttttcttctgctAAGCAATAATGACGTGTGGGCTGTGAAAAAGGTGCTGCGCTTCACTCTTTTATCATTTGCCAGGGAGTAACAGGGAGAGGCTGGAGTGTCCTGCTGCTTTCAAGGGCATGGCTGAGGGCTCTACTTCCACCCACCAGTATTTACCAGACAGTATTCAGGACACAGAGATGATAAAGGGGAAGTACAACAGCAACAACTCCATCGAGCAAAAGTTCTTGTTTATTTAAAGGTTGGTGACATTTTGGAACATAACAGGTTCAATTCCAGTGACAATAAAAGCTCAAGTGTCAAACAACAGCACAATATGGCAAAAGCAAACCACTACTTTGGTCATTGTCAAatatcacacatatacataaacacaaagtACAAAACATTAGTTTTAAAATATCTTTGACAATATAAGTACAACAATGATGCAAGTATATAGAACCATGAGCTCTAAAATATTTGTGGCCTTTTTTGCCGTGGTCTGTACAGTGAATTCTAAGCATTATACAATAGTATACAAAAGTAGTATATTTTTTTAGTTCTACACAGGAAAAGAtcttaaattccttgtgctattggttggtgACTTTCCACGGCGGCCaattctctcactgtcacatgcataAAAAGCATATTCACATTTTGATTAAACAGAAAACTTCTGTTGGTGCTCTTAGATAGATAGACTTATTTTGGCACATTTCATCTGGACGGCAACCAATACCGGAGTGGATTTGGCCCTGAAGCAGTTCCCTTCTGGGTGACTGGTCCTGTAAGTGCAAGCTTGGTGACAACTTTCCAAGACATCTTCTGCAAGGCTGTTCCTTCAAACTTTATAAACCAGAGGTTTGGATGACAGCAATATATGgtcttgcatttttttttctttacgaTCGACGCATTAGACGTCTTGACTGAGACCTCCTCCTAGATTTCCTCGGCTTGCCACCTGAAAAACAGAGACCCCACACATGAGTAAACTAAGATCTATTACAGCTTTATGGAAATTTTCAGAAGATTTAATATTCCATTCCTCTCTGAATTTGTCTTGGTTAAGTAAAACATGTATTCATACCTTTACCACATACGTCAATGCAACTTTGTCTGGAAACAAAGTTGTTGTTGCTTCCTCCACAACCAGAATACTCAAACTCCTCACACATCTTGGTGACTGTGTTAAAGTAGTAGCGAGGTATGGAGGCAGAACACCGGCCTTTGTCCAGGGGATCCAGACATAGCAAAGGGACAGCtgcaaacagagggagaaattaAACATTCTGAATGTGAGGTTAATTGGCCACGCTATAGACATGCTAGAGAGAAGTCAGGTGAATGGTGGATTTCATGCTCTTTCTGGTTGGATagatggttggatggatgggtgggtggatggatggatggatggatggatggatagatagatagatagatagatagatagatagatagatagatagatctgtCTTCTATCAATATCAAAACACTTCTATGTGTTTATGAAGATCTTCTACAGATGCACGGTCTTATCCTGATGGAGACACTCCATTCTCATTTTCTAACAGCTTCAACACTTTATTATAAATTAggtatttacattttaaatgacaaATCACTCCATTATCTGGTGAAATGACCAATTTCAAAGTCAATTTTAAACTTTTCCCACAAAGCCATTTTGATACTaaactaaaccaaactaaacgTTGAGGCATCGTCGACCCTTCAGTTCTGTGTAAAAATACAAAAGCGTTACACACTTTTCCGAGGTTTGCAGTACTCCAAGCAGGACTCCATATCCTCGAAACGGTTCTCGTTGCCATCACAGCCACCGTAATAGAATATTTCGCACTGCATAGAGGTCATGTTAAAGAAATATTTCTTCATAAGGGCACGACACCGTCCCACTTCTTTAGGAAACCTGCAGATCTGAGGAATCTctagaagggagagagggaagacattAGAATTACGACACGTGACAAATAAAAATGGTGCTTTATAACGCAGTCAGCGGGATTAGTGACGTTTCGTACTTGGTATCCTCCAGCATGTTTTCTGACATTCAGCATAACTTTTGAAGTTGTTGCTGTTTCCCAAGCAGCCACCGTAGCTGAATTGTTCGCACCGCTGTGTGATTCTGTTGTAAGAGTAACGTTGAATGTCTGCCCTACATGGCCCCTCGTCTGCTTGAAGAAAGCACACATCTGCAATGGACAAAGAGTTGCGTTTACTATAGCTCTTCTATAAAACAAAGAGACAACGCCCTGGGGCATTGTATGCAAGAAAAAAACCACAAACGCATTCAAGTGTTTTTCCTGTCAATTCATTGAGGTAACTTTGCTAGCTGACGGTTGCAAAGAGTGTATCACTTGTACAGGTAATAATGCGAATTAGCTTACATAGTCCTCAGAAGAAGACATTATTTGTTTACCTGTTGGTTTCCAAGCGAAGGCTTTTTGAAGCAACGGCATGAGAAGAAAACTCAAAAAATAGTATTCCATTTTAAAGATGTGTCCTCGCGGAGTTGGCTTAACAGTTAAGAATGACAACTTTACTCTGACTAACTTTGGTTCATATCAAACGGTCTTTTATACTATTGTGTGAGATCTCTCTTGAGGGTTGGATGGGCGGGCACGCTGACTCATTTACATGTAATGTACTATGACACTAAACTGGTCTAAGGCGGAGGTTTGTATGAGAAActatatataataaaatgtttaaacTTATTACGTTGTGGAACACAGATCACGATCTAAGATTATAAAAAGATATAGATAAAGTAACTGAGTTAATTGCTTTTGATTATGACTTCATGAACAAAATTGTGGTAGGGCTAGGATATCAGAGAATGAGTTTTGAATGTAGCCTAATATGTCACTAATAACTCATCGATGCATGCAACGGCAGTTGTGACGAAGCTG
The sequence above is drawn from the Clupea harengus chromosome 19, Ch_v2.0.2, whole genome shotgun sequence genome and encodes:
- the tfpi2 gene encoding tissue factor pathway inhibitor 2 → MEYYFLSFLLMPLLQKAFAWKPTDVCFLQADEGPCRADIQRYSYNRITQRCEQFSYGGCLGNSNNFKSYAECQKTCWRIPKIPQICRFPKEVGRCRALMKKYFFNMTSMQCEIFYYGGCDGNENRFEDMESCLEYCKPRKTVPLLCLDPLDKGRCSASIPRYYFNTVTKMCEEFEYSGCGGSNNNFVSRQSCIDVCGKGGKPRKSRRRSQSRRLMRRS